The DNA sequence GTATCCGTACTGCCGAAATGGCCGACATTCGTGCCATTGTTTTTGTACGCAATAAGAAAGCTTCAGATCAAATGCTTGAACTGGCTTGTGAGAATGGAATGTGTATACTTGAATCGCCTTTTTCTCTATTCAAATCGAGTGGGCTTTTATTCCAGGCCGGATTAAACCCGATTTATTGAGAAGCCTCCCCTAACCCCTCCGAAGGAGGGGAACTTGGCCAGCAGTAGTGCTTTTAGAAATTGACAAATGACTAATATCGAATAAGGAATAACCAATAAGAAATGAGAAAACATTCGAGTACCGGTTTTTTTAGCCCCCTCTTGTGGAGGGGGTTTGGGGGAGGCCTTCTATCTTGAAACTTACTTTTAACATACAGGGAGGAGACTTTACTCATGCAGGGAAACCTTCGAGTGAGGTGAAAAAAGTGCTTAAACAACTGAATGTCGACGGCAAAACTGTGAAAAACATTGTAATTGCGTTGTATGAAGCAGAAGTAAATGTGGTAGCCCATGCCTGGAAAGGAACTGTTTTGGCTGAAATTGATGAGAATAAGATTACCATATTTGTTGAAGACGATGGTCCCGGAATTCCTGATATTGAATTGGCCATGCAGGCCGGATACTCTACTGCGAGCAAACAGGTCAGAGATATGGGGTTTGGGGCCGGAATGGGTTTGCCGAATATGAAAAAGAATACGGATGAATTGTTGATCGAATCGGAAGTCGGTAAGGGTACAAAAGTTAAAATGGTTAACTATTTTAAATGATTGGAGATTCCAAATATCATTCATTAGATCCTTCCAAATGCATTGGATGCACCCATTGCATGAAATCGTGTCCGACAGAAGCAATACGGGTTGTAAACGGGTTGGCTGTAATCGACCATGAACGATGTGTTTACTGCGGCCAATGCCATCGAGCTTGCCCTACTCATGCGTTTTACGTTGAACAAGACGATCTGGCCATGATCCGTTCATTCAAATACCGTGTCATTTTGTTTCCATCCATCATGATTGGACAGTTTCCTGGTAAATATAGTGAAGATCAGATCTATGACGGGTTGAAGAAAGTTGGCTTCACCCACATTTATGAAGTGGAACAACCCATGCAAGTGATGATTGATTCGATTAATGAAGTTCTTGCCGATAAAGAAACTCCAAAGCCTGCCATATCGATCTATTGCCCAGCGATTGTTCGCCTCATTCAGGGGCGATATCCTTCACTCACTGAAAATCTGATTCTAAGGAAAGCCCCGCACAATCTTGCTGCTCATTTTGCCATTGAACAATTGAGGCTCGAAGGTGCCCTGCGTGAAGAAATTGGCCTTTTTTACGCCACACCTTGCATAGCGAAAATTGCGGCTGTAAAAAGTCCTGTTGGTGAAAGCGAATCGATTGTGGATGGTATTGTTAACATGAATCAGTTGTATAATGAAGTGATGAAAGTTATTTCTGACCATGAGGTTGATGACCATTCTGTTCAACGAAAAAATCTTTCTGCTGAAGGGATAAACTGGAGTCTCACGCGCGGTGAATCCTGCCATTTTGGATCACGAAGCATCGCCATAGACGGTATTCATAATGCCGTACGTTTTCTGGAAAGACTCGAAAATGATCAGGTTAAGGGCATCGATTTCATTGAAATGCGGGCTTGCGATCAAAGTTGTGCCGGCGGAATTTTACTGACAGGCAACCGGTTTATGACCGTTGAAAGGCTTGAGCGCCGTGCTAAGCGTTACCCATCGGCAAAAGAAATACATCAGGAAAACAACCTGGAAAAGGCTCAGGAGCTGAAGCGAAAATTGATATTGGACCCGATTATGCCAAAGCCTCATTTTGCTTTCGGGAAAGATAGGGTAAAGGCCATGGAAAAGATGGATAAGGCGCAGCGCATTGTTTGCTTTCTGCCGGGAATCGATTGCGGTGCTTGCGGAGCGCCCAATTGCCACGCGCTGGCCGAAGATATGGTAAACAACAAGGCAAAAATGTCTGACTGCATCTTTCTGCAACAAAAGTGGGTGGATGAAGGTCGGATTCATGCCCGAAAAGCGTTCCTCAACATACAGAAGAAATGGGGAGCAGATAGATTTAAAGCTGATTGTAACAAAAGAGGACGACGAAATGAAGGTTTCTGAACTGGTTGAAAAATTAGGTCTGACTGTTTTTTCAGGCCATAAAGGATTGGATCGTGAAATTGCCGGTGGCTATGTTTCTGATTTACTTAGTGATGTTATGGGGAACGCTCGCGAAGGCGAAGTCTGGATTACGCTTCAGGTTCATCAGAATGTAATGGCCATAGCTTCGTTAAAAGATTTGGCAGCGGTTATTCTGGTTAGTAATCTCGAACCTCACGAGAACACGATTCGCCATTCGAACGACGAAAACATCCCGGTTCTGGGAACCAGTTTGTCAACATTCGAAATTGCCGGAAAGCTGTACCAACTTTATAACCAGTAACAATGAAAACATTCAGGACCGATCTTCATATCCACACACTGTTATCTCCATGTGGCGATCTGGAAATGAGTCCTGCAAACATTGTCTCGCTGGCTTGTCAACGAGGGCTTGATATTATTGGAATAACCGACCACAACACCACCAAGCAATGCGAGCTAGTTTGGAAACTGGCGCAGAAAACGAATCTGACCGTATTTCCGGGATGCGAAATGACTTCGCGCGAAGAAGTCCATTGTCTGGGCTTGTTCGAAGATTTTGATGCATTGCGCATTTTTCAGGATTTTCTTGATCGGCATCTGACAATAATTCCACACAATGCCGAGCTTTTTGGTTATCAGGTTCTGGTTGATGAGAATGAAGATATTCTCGAAAAGTTGGATTATTATTTGGGCGCTTCGCTCGATGTGAGTATTGAAGAAGTAGAGCAGAAAGTGCACGAACTCTCCGGAATTTTTATTCCGGCACACGTTGATCGGCCTCGGAACAGTCTGTATAGTCAGTTGGGATTTTTTCCTCCAGAATTAAAGGTTGATGCCCTGCAGATTTCAAAACTCGCTGAAGAAGAGAGCATCCGGGACAAATATAAAATCAGTCAGGATATAACCATTGTGAGGTTTTCGGATGCACATTTCCCTGCTGATTTCGGGAAAATCTATACGAATTTTGAGATGGAGAATGCCACATTTTCTGAAATCAAAAAAACATTGCATCGTGAAAACGGACGAATGGTGAAGATTCCATAAGGCGCTTCTTCTGTTTTTTCATTCGATAATTCAGTCCATCAGTAATTCAATCAAATGAAAGACCTTTCCTTACATATCCTAGATATTGTGCAGAATTCGATTCGGGCAAAAGCTAAGTTGGTTGGGATTGAAATTACCGAACTTCCGAAAGAAGATCATTTGATAATTACCATTACTGACGATGGCTGCGGAATGAACCCTGAACAGCTGCAAATCGCCATCGATCCATTTTACACCTCCCGCACTACGCGAAAAGTTGGCCTTGGGCTGTCTCTTTTTAAGCAAAATGCTGAGATGACTGGCGGATCATTCAACATCGAATCTGAATTGGGTAAAGGAACAAAAGTCACAGCCGTGTTTGGTCTGAGCCACATCGATCGTCCTGTAATGGGTGATTTGGTCGGGACACTGCTACTTTTGATTTGTTCTTCAGGCGGAACAGATTATGTCTTTAAACATCAAACACCTTCAGGAAAATTTGGTGTGGATACTCGTGAATTGAAGCAAACGCTTGAAAATGTGCCGCTTAACAATCCTGAAGTCCGGTCGTTCCTGAAAGAAATGCTTCAGGAGAATTTAGAACAAATTCAAATTACAGAATGATGATAAATCTTAGATATTTATTACTTTAATGTACTGATATTTAGAGAATAGTGTTTGAAGTTTTGTTGAACTCATTAATCCCCCAAGTATGAATAAAATAAAATCTCTTGCCGACTTAAAAAAGCTACAATCTGAAGTTCAATCGAAAATTAAACTAAGAGAAAATGGTGATAATCCTGAGAATCTGATCCAAATCAAAGTTTCAATGGCCACCTGCGGCATCGCTTCCGGAGCAAAAGATACGATGAATTATCTGATTGAGGAGCTTGATCATCAGGGAATTGATGCCATTATTACTCAAACTGGATGTATGGGCTATTGCTACGCCGAGCCAACCATCATACTTACAATTCCAGGGCAAAATCCCGTTGTTTATGGTTACGTCAATAAAACCAAGGCACTGGAAATCATAGAAAAACACATCAAGCTCAACGAAATGGTTGACGGAATTATTCCTGTAGCGTATTCAACAATCGATAATAAATAAACCGACAAATATGGTCGAATACAACATGCATATCCTTGTGTGCGGGGGTACCGGATGCAAGGCTTCACAAAGCGAACTCATCAAAGCAAATTTCACCGACAAGCTCAATGAGTACGGATTGGCAGATGAAATTCAAGTGGTATCAACCGGATGTTTTGGGTTTTGCGAAAAAGGACCCATTGTTAAAATATTGCCCGACAATACGTTCTATACTCAGGTTACTCCTGAAGATGTAGCCGAAATTGTGGACGAACACATCATCAAAGGACGAAAGGTAGAACGGTTGCTTTTTATAGATCCAGAAACCAAAGAAACAGTTGGCGATTCGAAAGGAATGGAATTTTATAAGAAGCAGATTCGTATTGCACTTCGCAACTGCGGGTTCATCAATCCTGAAAACATTGAAGAATACATTGGTCGAGATGGTTACGCTGCATTGGGCACCTGCATATCGGAAAAAACTCCGGACGAAGTAATCAAAACTGTGAAAGATTCCGGGCTTCGGGGACGTGGCGGTGGTGGCTTTCCAACTGGCTTGAAATGGGAATTGACTCGCAAATCGGTTAGTGACCAGAAATACGTAGTTTGCAATGCCGACGAAGGCGATCCCGGTGCTTTTATGGACCGTTCGATCCTGGAAGGCGACCCGCATTCGGTGCTCGAAGCGATGGCTATTTGCGGATATTGCATTGGTGCCGACAAAGGGCTGGTGTACATTCGTGCTGAATACCCATTGGCCATCGAGCGCCTGAAAATTGCCATCGACCAGGCTCGCGAATATGGTTTACTTGGTGACGATATTTTGGGAACCGGATTTAATTTTGATGTTGAAATCCGCTACGGAGCCGGAGCTTTCGTGTGTGGCGAAGAAACTGCACTGATCCATTCGATGGAAGGGAAACGCGGTGAACCAACTGTAAAACCTCCGTTTCCGGCTGAGAAAGGATACAACGGCAAACCTACCAATGTAAACAATGTGGAAACTTTTGCCAACATTCCGGTCATTATTAATAAAGGTGCAGAATGGTTCGCTTCCATTGGAACGGAAAAATCGAAGGGAACCAAAGTGTTTGCTTTAGCCGGGAAAATCAACAATGTAGGTTTAATTGAAGTTCCGATGGGAATTACCCTTCGCGAAATTATATATGATATTGGTGGCGGAATCAAGGATGGACGCGAATTTAAAGCAGTTCAGACTGGTGGTCCTTCCGGAGGTTGTTTGACTAAATCGTTTTTGGATACGCCAATCGATTACGATAATTTGGTTGCTGCCGGCTCCATGATGGGTTCAGGAGGTATGATTGTGCTCGACGATTCGGATTGCATGGTAGCCATTGCCAAGTTTTACCTCGAATTTACACTCGACGAATCGTGCGGGAAGTGTACCCCGTGTCGGATTGGGAATAAGCGCTTGCACGAAATTCTGGAAAAGATAACCAATGGAAACGGTGAGCTTGAAGACCTGAATCGATTAAGAATGCTGAGTAACGTGATCAAAGATACATCGCTTTGCGGCTTGGGACAAACATCTCCAAATCCGGTACTTTCAACACTCGATAATTTCTACGACGAGTATCTGGCACACGTAACTACACATAAATGTTTGGCCGGTCAGTGTAAGGCATTGATGCACTATTCGATTGATGCCGAGCGGTGTACCGGATGTACGCTTTGTTTCAGAAATTGCCCGGTTGGTGCTATTTCCGGCGAAAAACGTTCGCCACATTACATCGACCAGTCGATTTGCATTAAATGCGGTGTGTGTATCGGGAAATGTAAGTTTGATGCTGTATTAATCGCCTAAAAGTATTTTCTATGGAAATGATAAACCTCACAATAGATCATAAACCGGTAGTTGTCAGCAAAGGAACTACCATACTGAAAGCCGCTTCCAGTATCGGAATTGATATTCCGACGTTATGCTACATGAAGCTCGACGATATGAACATTGAAAATAAACCGGGAGGTTGCCGTGTTTGCGTAGTCGAAGTTAAAGGTCGCCGGAATCTGGCTCCTGCCTGTTGCACCGAAGCCACCGAAGGAATGGAAATAAATACGCATTCGATACGGGCTATCAATGCGCGTCGAACGATTGTCGAATTAATTTTATCTGATCATCCGGCCGACTGTTTGATTTGTGCCAAATCGGGCAATTGCGATTTGCAAAATATGGCGCACCATCTTGGAATCCGAAAAATTCATTACCAGGGCGAACAGTCATTGTACCGCGAGGATACTTCGCCGGCGATTATCCGCGAAATTAACAAGTGTATCATGTGCCGCCGATGCGAAACCATGTGCAACGAGGTGCAGACTGTCGGCGTTCTTTCGGCTGTTAATCGCGGATTTCAGGCTGTCGTGGCTCCGGCATTTGAGATGAATCTCGACCATTCTACGTGTACTTATTGTGGTCAGTGTGTTGCTGTATGTCCAACTGGCGCGCTTACTGAAGCAGATGAAACCGGCGCTGTAATTCGGGCTTTGTCCGATCCGACTAAAACGGTAGTGGTTCAGACAGCCCCTGCGGTTCGTGCTGCATTGGGCGAAGAATTCGGAATGCCTGCCGGAACTTTGGTGACTGGCAAAATGGTTGCGGCCTTGCGCCGTTTGGGGTTCGATTATGTTTTCGATACCGATTTTGCTGCCGACCTTACCATCATGGAAGAAGGAACCGAATTATTGAGCCGTTTGTCTGCATTCATGGAAGGTGATAAAAATGTGAAACTGCCAATCCTTACCTCGTGTTGTCCTGCATGGGTAAAATTCTTTGAACATCATTTTCCTGAATTGAAAGATATTCCTTCAACGGCACGCTCACCCCAGCAAATGTTTGGTTCTGTTGCCAAAACCTATTTTGCCGATAAAATTGGAGTGAAACGTGAAAATTTGGTGGTAGTTTCCATTATGCCTTGTTTGGCTAAGAAGTATGAAAGCAGTCGCCCCGAGTTTTCGGTTAATGGCAATCCTGATGTTGACTTTGCTTTAAGTACCCGCGAACTTGGTCATTTGATCAATTTGGGGAACATCGATTTTAACTCGTTACCGAATGAAGAATTTGATCAGCCTTTAGGTGAATCAACCGGCGCTGCCGTAATCTTTGGAACAACTGGTGGAGTGATAGAAGCTGCGGTGCGCACCGCCTACGAAATATTTACTGGCAACCCTTTGCCGCGAGTTGATTTTGAAGAGTTGCGCGGAATGGATGGTTTACGTAAAGCAACGATCGACTTCAACGGAACAGAGATCAACATCGGGATCGCTCATGGGTTGGGCAATGCGCGCAAGTTGCTCGAAGATATTCAGGCCGGAAACAGTGAATTTCATGCTATCGAAATCATGTCGTGCCCGGGTGGTTGCATTGGAGGTGGTGGTCAGCCGTATCACCACGGTGATGCCGAAATACTAAAAAAGCGCCAACGCGCAATTTATTCTGAAGACAAAAACAAGAACATCAGAAAGTCGCACGAGAATCCATACATCACCAAGCTTTACGAGGAATTTTTGGGCGCGCCGATGAGCGAAAAAGCGCATCATCTGTTGCATACCAAATATTTTGATCGCAGCTAGAGAAACACACATTAGAAAAGAGTCATTGGTCATTAGGAAACGGCTCTATTTTCAAATGACCAATGACTTTTTCCTGATGACCAATGACTTATTAAAAAACAGATAAAACAATACAATATGCCAGGAATAAAACTTTCAGAAAAAACCATTGGGCTGATCAGGGAGATCTGCTCGGATTTCGGGAATCAGGGAAGTGAATTGATTAATGTATTGCATCAGGTTCAGGGTAAGTTAGGCTATTTACCAGCTGAAGTACAGGAAGTAATTGCCAAAGAATTAAATATTTCGGTGGCCAAAGTTTACGGAGTGGTTACTTTCTACTCTTTCTTTACCATGATTCCGATGGGTGAGCACCCGATTTCTATTTGTATGGGGACGGCTTGCTATGTGCGTGGATCAGAGCAAGTTCTTGCAGAATTTAAGCGACAATTAAGTATTGAAGTGGGGCAAAGTACAGCCGATAATAAATTTTCGCTCAATTGTTTGCGCTGCGTGGGCGCTTGTGGATTGGCTCCTGTTGTTATGGTTGGCGAAAAAGTATATGGCCGTGTTTCTCCGCAAATGGTAAAAAGCATCATTTCCGAATATAAGGAAGGCTGTGCTTCAGAAGCAAAATCAGCGTGCTATACGATTTAACTAAAGTGAGCGGGTGACTTCAAGTCACCCGCTCACTCACATTTGGTGAAGGGATCCAATCTTTTTAAAAGGTCGGATTCCTGCTCTTTTTAAAAAAGCTCTATCTTTAACCTGACAATCATAACATACAATCCGATGAACCGCTTCCTTCTTGCCCTTATTCTTGTTTTTACTGCTTTCCTTGCTTCAGCACAAATTCCTTACAAAACCGAAAACAATATTTCATACCGTTCAGGTGAAAATCTTGATGAATATCAGAAAGAACGGTGTAAACTGGATGTTTATGTTCCTGAAAATGTGGATAGTTTTACCACGGTGGTTTGGTTTCATGGAGGCGGTTTGACTGCCGGCGAAAAATCAATTCCGGAACGATTGAAGAATAAGAAACTTGGTGTTGTTGCAGTAAATTACCGATTGAGTCCAAAAGCGAAAAGTCCGGCATACATTGATGATGCTGCTGCCGCGGTGGCCTGGGTTTTCAAAAATATCAGTAAATATGGTGGAGATCCAAAGAAAATAGTGGTTTCAGGTCATTCGGCAGGTGGCTACCTGACTTGCATGATCGGACTTGATAAACATTATTTGGCTACTTACGGAATTGATGCTAATTCGATTCAGAAACTGGTGCCGTTCAGCGGACAGATGATCACACATTTCACCATTCGAAGTGAGAGAGGAATTCCGGGAACTCAGCCGGTAATCGACGAAATGGCTCCGCTCTTTCATGTTCGGGCAGATGCTCCGCCCTTGTACCTAATTACCGGAGACCGCGAACTCGAAATGCTGGGCCGTTACGAAGAGAACGCTTATATGTGGCGCATGATGAATCTTTCAGGGCACAAACAAACCACTTTATATGAATTGGATGGATTTGACCACGGTGGAATGGCAGAGCCAGCGTTTGATTTGTTGCTGAAGATTATCAGAAAATAAATTACATTTTTAGGCGAATAAGTCCGGTTTCCACCTGACTTTAGTATTTTTGGAGTATGCAATATCAAACGTCATTTAGTAGTCCTTTGGGTTTCCTGATCCTGAAATCGGAAGGCCAGTCAGTTACCGAAATAACCTTTTCTGATAATGACATTCAGGACCAAAGTTCATGCGAACTTCTTGAAAACTGTAAGGAACAATTGCAAAACTATTTTTCAGGAAAAACCACCTCTTTCGACTTACCGCTTTCTCCTGAAGGAACTGAATTTCAGCAAAAAGTATGGGCCGAGTTGCTTCAGATTCCATACGGCGAAAGGATAACTTACATGGAATTGGCCGTCAGGCTAGGTGATCCGAAATGCATACGGGCAGCCGGCACTGCAAACGGTAAAAATCCAATTGCCATTGTAATTCCATGCCACCGGGTGATTGGCGCCGGGAATAAACTTACTGGTTATGCCGGAGGAATCTGGCGAAAAAGGCTATTGCTGGAATTAGAAATGAAACACAATCCATCCAAACGAACACTTTTTTAAATATGCACAATTCCCTGATTTTTGAAGCTTGTGTCGAATCGCTTGATGATGCAATAGCTGCCGAAAAACGTGGAGCGAATCGAATTGAGCTTTGTTCTGCACTCGATCAGGACGGATTAACACCTTCGCCTGAATTAACCCTGAAGTGCTTGCAGCATTTAACGATTCCGGTGATGGCAATGGTTCGTCCGCGTGGTGGGAATTTTGTTTATGCCGAAGATGAAATTCTGCTGATGGAAGCTGAAATTGAGTACTTCAAAGGATCGGGAGTTGCTGGTGTAGTTTTCGGATTACTTACCAACGACGGTGCGATTGATGTCGAAAATACCAGGCGATTGGCCAAGCTAGCGTCTCCGTTGGAAGTTACCTTTCACAAAGCTATCGACTACTCTGATGATATTTTGAAATCATTCCAGGAATTAAATACCATTGAGGGAATTACCCGGGTATTGACTTCCGGAGGAATGGATACTGCCTGGAATGGCCGCAATATTTTGAAGCAAATGCAGGATATACCGGGCCGGCGAATCGAAATTATTGCCGCAGGAAAGGTGCTTCCGGCGAATCGGTTACAAATTGCTGAATTTACTGGAGTTTCTGAACTTCATGGACAACGGATTGTATAATATTTCTTCTTTTCTTTTGTAAATTAGTATCGTTTTAATTGTCTGATATCGACAGTATTGTCATCTCTCTTTGATTTTTTAAATGAGTCTATTACTTCAATGTTAATTTATTGGAACAATATCGTCTATAATTCTAAAATATGACAAAGCATTGCAGTTATATTTCAGAAATTACGTATAATTGCAGCATCAAATTTCTAGTAAGTCATTCATTAATAGAAAATAATAGGTATGAAAACAATTAAGAGAATTTCAGTTTTACTGCTCGCATGCATGCTAACAAGTTTATGTTG is a window from the Aquipluma nitroreducens genome containing:
- a CDS encoding ATP-binding protein, with product MKLTFNIQGGDFTHAGKPSSEVKKVLKQLNVDGKTVKNIVIALYEAEVNVVAHAWKGTVLAEIDENKITIFVEDDGPGIPDIELAMQAGYSTASKQVRDMGFGAGMGLPNMKKNTDELLIESEVGKGTKVKMVNYFK
- a CDS encoding [Fe-Fe] hydrogenase large subunit C-terminal domain-containing protein: MIGDSKYHSLDPSKCIGCTHCMKSCPTEAIRVVNGLAVIDHERCVYCGQCHRACPTHAFYVEQDDLAMIRSFKYRVILFPSIMIGQFPGKYSEDQIYDGLKKVGFTHIYEVEQPMQVMIDSINEVLADKETPKPAISIYCPAIVRLIQGRYPSLTENLILRKAPHNLAAHFAIEQLRLEGALREEIGLFYATPCIAKIAAVKSPVGESESIVDGIVNMNQLYNEVMKVISDHEVDDHSVQRKNLSAEGINWSLTRGESCHFGSRSIAIDGIHNAVRFLERLENDQVKGIDFIEMRACDQSCAGGILLTGNRFMTVERLERRAKRYPSAKEIHQENNLEKAQELKRKLILDPIMPKPHFAFGKDRVKAMEKMDKAQRIVCFLPGIDCGACGAPNCHALAEDMVNNKAKMSDCIFLQQKWVDEGRIHARKAFLNIQKKWGADRFKADCNKRGRRNEGF
- a CDS encoding DRTGG domain-containing protein encodes the protein MKVSELVEKLGLTVFSGHKGLDREIAGGYVSDLLSDVMGNAREGEVWITLQVHQNVMAIASLKDLAAVILVSNLEPHENTIRHSNDENIPVLGTSLSTFEIAGKLYQLYNQ
- a CDS encoding PHP domain-containing protein codes for the protein MKTFRTDLHIHTLLSPCGDLEMSPANIVSLACQRGLDIIGITDHNTTKQCELVWKLAQKTNLTVFPGCEMTSREEVHCLGLFEDFDALRIFQDFLDRHLTIIPHNAELFGYQVLVDENEDILEKLDYYLGASLDVSIEEVEQKVHELSGIFIPAHVDRPRNSLYSQLGFFPPELKVDALQISKLAEEESIRDKYKISQDITIVRFSDAHFPADFGKIYTNFEMENATFSEIKKTLHRENGRMVKIP
- a CDS encoding ATP-binding protein; this encodes MKDLSLHILDIVQNSIRAKAKLVGIEITELPKEDHLIITITDDGCGMNPEQLQIAIDPFYTSRTTRKVGLGLSLFKQNAEMTGGSFNIESELGKGTKVTAVFGLSHIDRPVMGDLVGTLLLLICSSGGTDYVFKHQTPSGKFGVDTRELKQTLENVPLNNPEVRSFLKEMLQENLEQIQITE
- a CDS encoding (2Fe-2S) ferredoxin domain-containing protein; the protein is MNKIKSLADLKKLQSEVQSKIKLRENGDNPENLIQIKVSMATCGIASGAKDTMNYLIEELDHQGIDAIITQTGCMGYCYAEPTIILTIPGQNPVVYGYVNKTKALEIIEKHIKLNEMVDGIIPVAYSTIDNK
- a CDS encoding NADH-quinone oxidoreductase subunit NuoF, coding for MVEYNMHILVCGGTGCKASQSELIKANFTDKLNEYGLADEIQVVSTGCFGFCEKGPIVKILPDNTFYTQVTPEDVAEIVDEHIIKGRKVERLLFIDPETKETVGDSKGMEFYKKQIRIALRNCGFINPENIEEYIGRDGYAALGTCISEKTPDEVIKTVKDSGLRGRGGGGFPTGLKWELTRKSVSDQKYVVCNADEGDPGAFMDRSILEGDPHSVLEAMAICGYCIGADKGLVYIRAEYPLAIERLKIAIDQAREYGLLGDDILGTGFNFDVEIRYGAGAFVCGEETALIHSMEGKRGEPTVKPPFPAEKGYNGKPTNVNNVETFANIPVIINKGAEWFASIGTEKSKGTKVFALAGKINNVGLIEVPMGITLREIIYDIGGGIKDGREFKAVQTGGPSGGCLTKSFLDTPIDYDNLVAAGSMMGSGGMIVLDDSDCMVAIAKFYLEFTLDESCGKCTPCRIGNKRLHEILEKITNGNGELEDLNRLRMLSNVIKDTSLCGLGQTSPNPVLSTLDNFYDEYLAHVTTHKCLAGQCKALMHYSIDAERCTGCTLCFRNCPVGAISGEKRSPHYIDQSICIKCGVCIGKCKFDAVLIA
- a CDS encoding NADH-dependent [FeFe] hydrogenase, group A6, translated to MEMINLTIDHKPVVVSKGTTILKAASSIGIDIPTLCYMKLDDMNIENKPGGCRVCVVEVKGRRNLAPACCTEATEGMEINTHSIRAINARRTIVELILSDHPADCLICAKSGNCDLQNMAHHLGIRKIHYQGEQSLYREDTSPAIIREINKCIMCRRCETMCNEVQTVGVLSAVNRGFQAVVAPAFEMNLDHSTCTYCGQCVAVCPTGALTEADETGAVIRALSDPTKTVVVQTAPAVRAALGEEFGMPAGTLVTGKMVAALRRLGFDYVFDTDFAADLTIMEEGTELLSRLSAFMEGDKNVKLPILTSCCPAWVKFFEHHFPELKDIPSTARSPQQMFGSVAKTYFADKIGVKRENLVVVSIMPCLAKKYESSRPEFSVNGNPDVDFALSTRELGHLINLGNIDFNSLPNEEFDQPLGESTGAAVIFGTTGGVIEAAVRTAYEIFTGNPLPRVDFEELRGMDGLRKATIDFNGTEINIGIAHGLGNARKLLEDIQAGNSEFHAIEIMSCPGGCIGGGGQPYHHGDAEILKKRQRAIYSEDKNKNIRKSHENPYITKLYEEFLGAPMSEKAHHLLHTKYFDRS
- the nuoE gene encoding NADH-quinone oxidoreductase subunit NuoE, translating into MPGIKLSEKTIGLIREICSDFGNQGSELINVLHQVQGKLGYLPAEVQEVIAKELNISVAKVYGVVTFYSFFTMIPMGEHPISICMGTACYVRGSEQVLAEFKRQLSIEVGQSTADNKFSLNCLRCVGACGLAPVVMVGEKVYGRVSPQMVKSIISEYKEGCASEAKSACYTI
- a CDS encoding alpha/beta hydrolase is translated as MNRFLLALILVFTAFLASAQIPYKTENNISYRSGENLDEYQKERCKLDVYVPENVDSFTTVVWFHGGGLTAGEKSIPERLKNKKLGVVAVNYRLSPKAKSPAYIDDAAAAVAWVFKNISKYGGDPKKIVVSGHSAGGYLTCMIGLDKHYLATYGIDANSIQKLVPFSGQMITHFTIRSERGIPGTQPVIDEMAPLFHVRADAPPLYLITGDRELEMLGRYEENAYMWRMMNLSGHKQTTLYELDGFDHGGMAEPAFDLLLKIIRK
- a CDS encoding methylated-DNA--[protein]-cysteine S-methyltransferase, producing the protein MQYQTSFSSPLGFLILKSEGQSVTEITFSDNDIQDQSSCELLENCKEQLQNYFSGKTTSFDLPLSPEGTEFQQKVWAELLQIPYGERITYMELAVRLGDPKCIRAAGTANGKNPIAIVIPCHRVIGAGNKLTGYAGGIWRKRLLLELEMKHNPSKRTLF
- a CDS encoding copper homeostasis protein CutC → MHNSLIFEACVESLDDAIAAEKRGANRIELCSALDQDGLTPSPELTLKCLQHLTIPVMAMVRPRGGNFVYAEDEILLMEAEIEYFKGSGVAGVVFGLLTNDGAIDVENTRRLAKLASPLEVTFHKAIDYSDDILKSFQELNTIEGITRVLTSGGMDTAWNGRNILKQMQDIPGRRIEIIAAGKVLPANRLQIAEFTGVSELHGQRIV